GTCGCCTGCCGGCCCGGCGAAACCGACCGGAACGCCGATTGCCGATCATATCGACGCCTGTCATTGTTTTGTCACCTTCCCACCCAGGAGGATGTCATGAGAGGCAGAACGCTGACCGCAGCCGTGGCCCTCGCCGTCGCGACCGCGCTGACGGTGACCCCCGTGTCGCCGGCCGCCGCGTCCGCGCCGACGCGGACGGCCACCCCGGCTCCCCTCGCCGCCCCGGACATCGTGGTGGCCAACGTCCAGGCCCACCTGACCCAGTTCCAGACCATCGCCACCCAGAACGGCGGCCACCGTCGGGCCGGGTCCGCCGGCTACACCGCCTCGGTCGCGTACGTCCGGGCCACACTCCAGGCGGCCGGGTACACGGTCACCGAGCAGGTCTGCACCAGCTGCGTGTACCGGTCGAACAACCTGATCGCCGAGTGGCCGGCCGGGCCCGCCGACCAGGTGGTGATTTTCGGCGCCCACCTCGACGGCGTGTCGGCCGGCCCGGGCATCAACGACAACGCCTCCGGCTCGGCGGTCCTGCTGGAGAACGCGCTGGTACTGGCCCAGCAGAACCCGACCATGACCAAGCGGGTCCGGTTCGCCTGGTGGACCGACGAGGAACAGGGTCTCAACGGCTCGGAGTTCTACGTCAACTCGCTCAGCGCCACCCAGCGCGGCTACATCAAGGGCTACTACAACTTCGACATGGTCGGGTCGACCAACGCCGGCTACTTCATCAACCGGATCACCTCGACCACCGCCGCCCCCCTCAAGGCGTACTGGGACTCGCTCGGCCTCCAGCCGGAGGAGAACCGGGAGGGGCAGGGCCGCTCCGACGACTACCCGTTCCAGCAGGTCGGCATTCCCACCTCGGGGTACGCCGCCGGTGCGAGCGCCCGCAAGACCAGCACCCAGGCCGCCAAGTGGGGCGGTACGGCCAGCGCGGCGTTCGACCCCTGCTACCACCGTTCCTGTGACACCACGAGCAACGTCAGCGCGACGGTGGTGAACCGCACCGCCGACGGCATCGCGTACGCCATCTGGCAGCTCGCGGTGGGTGGCGGCACGCCCGGCCCCTGCACCGGAGGAGAGATGGTCGGCAACGGCTCGTTCGAGGCCGGCACCGCGCCGTGGACCGCGCCGGCCGGGGTGATCACCAACTCGCCCCAGCAGCCCGCGCGGACCGGTTCGTACACGGCCTGGCTCAACGGGGACGGCACCACCCGTACCGAGACCCTCACCCAGTCGGTGACCCTGCCGGCCGGCTGCACCAGCTACACCCTCGGCTTCCACCTGCACGTCGACACCGCCGAGACCACCACCTTCCGGGTGTACGACCGGCTCACCGTGCAGCTCGGCGGGGCCACCCTGGCGACGTACTCCAACCTGAACGCCGCCACCGGCTACGTCGCCCGCACCTTCGACGTCGGCGCGTACGCCGGGCAGACGGTGACGCTCACCTTCACCGGCACCGAGGACGCCAGCCTCCAGACCAGTTTCGTCATCGACGACGTGACCCTCCAGGCGAGCTGACCGGGTGGTCTTCCGCTGCCGTCACGCGCGGCGGAAGACCACCGCCCGCCCGATCCCGCTCGCGTCGTGGCGCGCGGTTTACTCCTGCGCGGTCGCCGACGGCGGGGCACTGCCGCCCTGCGGCACCTCCGCCGTCATCAGCCGGACGAGCTCCGCGCGGTCGGCCGCCGACGGCAGCCCCCATTCCGGACGGTAGCCGTACAACTCGGCCAGCGGCGTGGAGGTGGTCCGGCCGTCGAGCATCTCCACCGCGTCGGTGCCGATCAGCCCCGGGTGTTCGACCCCGCACGCCTGGGCGACCTTCATCAGGTCGCGACGCAACGTGCGGAGGTAGTTCGCCACCCGCACCGACTTGCGCGCGGGGTCCAGGCCCCGGCTCAGCCAGGGATTCTGGGTGGCGACGCCGGTCGGACAGGTGTCGGTGTGGCACTTCTGGGCCTGGATGCATCCGATCGCCAGCATCGCCTCCCGGCCGACGTTGACCAGGTCGCACCCCAGCGCGAAGGCCACGATCGCGTTGTCCGGCAGCCCCAGTTTCCCCGCCCCGGCGAAGACGACCTGCTCGTGCAGACCCCGCTCGGCGAACGTCCGGTAGACCCGGGCGAACCCCTGCTGGAAGGGGAGGGAGACGGAGTCGGCGAAGATCAACGGCGCGGCCCCGGTTCCGCCCTCACCACCGTCGACGGTGACGAAGTCGACTCCCCGGCCGGTGTCCCGCATCAGGTCGGCGAGTTCCTCCCAGAAGTCGAGGTCGCCGACGGCGGACTTGATCCCGACCGGCAGCCCGGTCTCGGTGGCGAGCAGCTCGACCCAGTCCAGCAGACTGTCGCAGT
The nucleotide sequence above comes from Micromonospora pallida. Encoded proteins:
- a CDS encoding M28 family metallopeptidase; its protein translation is MRGRTLTAAVALAVATALTVTPVSPAAASAPTRTATPAPLAAPDIVVANVQAHLTQFQTIATQNGGHRRAGSAGYTASVAYVRATLQAAGYTVTEQVCTSCVYRSNNLIAEWPAGPADQVVIFGAHLDGVSAGPGINDNASGSAVLLENALVLAQQNPTMTKRVRFAWWTDEEQGLNGSEFYVNSLSATQRGYIKGYYNFDMVGSTNAGYFINRITSTTAAPLKAYWDSLGLQPEENREGQGRSDDYPFQQVGIPTSGYAAGASARKTSTQAAKWGGTASAAFDPCYHRSCDTTSNVSATVVNRTADGIAYAIWQLAVGGGTPGPCTGGEMVGNGSFEAGTAPWTAPAGVITNSPQQPARTGSYTAWLNGDGTTRTETLTQSVTLPAGCTSYTLGFHLHVDTAETTTFRVYDRLTVQLGGATLATYSNLNAATGYVARTFDVGAYAGQTVTLTFTGTEDASLQTSFVIDDVTLQAS